The genomic window CACGTTCATGCTGGCCCGCGACCCGGACCTGGTGGGCTTCGTGCGCCGCGTCTCGGAGATGACGCGCGGCAAGGCGTACTTCACCACGCCGCACAACATCGGCCAGTACGTGCTGATGGACTTCATGACGAACAAGACCAAGATGATCAACTGAGCGGTGCGGCATTCAGGGGGCGGGCGGCGCGAGTCGGCCTGCCCTTCCCCTTTATGCTGCCGGTATGAACGTGGATCTGGGAACAGTGCGGGCGCAGCTGTCGCGGACACCGGGCGTGCTGGACGCGCTGCTGCGCGGCCTGCCGGACGACTGGGCGGGGCTGACCGAGGGGCCGGGCACGTGGTCACCCCGCGGGGTGGTGGCGCACCTGACGCACGCGGACCGCACGAACTGGCTGCCGCGCGCCCGGGTGCTGCTCGCGGCGGGCGAGGCGCAGGTATTCTCACCATTCGACCGGGCGGGCCATCAGGCCGTGGAGGCCACGCTGTCACTGAACGAACTGCTGGACGACTTCGCGGCCACCCGCGCCGACAGCCTGCGGGCACTGGACGCCCTGAGCCCCGGCCCCGCCGAGCTGGCGCGGCGCGGCACGCACCCGGAGTTCGGACCCGTGACGCTGGCCCAGCTGCTTTCAACGTGGGCGGCGCACGACCTGGACCACATCATGCAGATCACGCGGACGCTGGGTGGCGGGTACCGGGACGCGGTCGGCCCCTGGCAGGCTTACCTGCGAATCATGCGCTGAGGGGCGACCTTCAGCGAACGCATTCGCTGAGGCCCGGGGTTGGCTGACCGCGCAGCAGGTCGGCCAGGACCTGCGCGCCCCGCACGACGCCCAGCGCGGGGCGGCTGAACAGGGCGTTGGCGTCCACGGCCCACACCTGACCCAGCGGAAGATCGGGGAGATCGCGGGCGAACGCGACGTTGTCCTGCAGGCCGTACCCGCAGCACAGAACGACACTCACGTCGGGCCGCAGGGTCCCGATCTGATCCCAGGTGGCGCGGCCCGAGTCGGTGCCGGGGCTACCCAGGACGTTCACGCCGCCCGCCCGCTCAACCTGCTCGGGCACCCAGTGCCCACCGTAAAAGGGCGGGTCGGTCCATTCGAGAGTCAGGACCCGAGGCGCGTGCGGGACTGGCTGGACGGCCTCCCAGTCCGCCTGGGCCTGCCGGGCAAGAGCCTCACCGGCGCCTGGGATGCCGGCAGCTTCAGCCAGGATGCGCAGGTCATGCAGGACGCCCTGAACGCTGCGGCCCTCCAGGCTCAGGACGTTCGCGGCGGGCAGGCAGCCGGGCAGGTAGCGCACGGCGTCCTCCAGGGTGCCGGGGGTCACGGCGCAGACCTCGCACACGCCCTGCGTGACGACCAGATCAGGATTCAGCTGATCAAGCAGCGCTCCGTCCACCTGGTACAGGGCGCGGCCCTCGCGCACCGCCGCGCTGACCGCGCGGTCAATCTCGGCCTGGGGGGCGCCGCTGTCCACGATGGACCGGGTCAGGACGGGCAGGTGCCGGGCGCGCGGATGGTCGCACGAGTGGCTGACGCCCACCACGCGGCCTTCCAGACCCAGGTCGAACAGCAGGTCGGTGGCGCTGGGCAGCAGGCTCACGATGCGCTGGGGAGCAGTCATGCCGTCCAGGGTAGCCTGAACGCATGAACAGCGCCCCTGCTGACGGCCGGGGCGCTGCTGTCCACGCTGATGCGCTGCTCAGCCCAGTCAGGCCATGGCCATCCTGACGGCTGCCACTGAGGCCCAGAACGCTGGCTAGGGTGGCGCCCTTGCCAAGGTCGAGGCCGCCACTGGCGCTCACGCCAGCGCTGAGCGTGCCGGTGCTGATTGGCGGAGGCCACGCCAGCACTGAGAGTGACGGCGGTCAGCATCCGGTTGTTGATCATGGTGGTTCCTCGTGCCGCTCATGCTGCGGGGCACGCAGGGCACGTCTCTGAGGGCGCCGCGCTGGCCTGGCGACTAAGAGCCGTCATGCGCCGGCCCGGCCATGTGTGGCGGGGTCAGGCGTGCTGAACGCGCTTTACAGCCGACTCATGTGGCCTGGGGTGACGGGAGGAGGGTTGATACCCTCCCGTCCGGGGAATGTTGGTGATCCAGTCGGGCAGACGATGCACATGCGTGCGGCAGTACAAAGGTGGAGGGGGCCGCCGGGCATCACGTCCGGCGGCCCCCTCGTCCTGCGTCAGCGGCTGGCCCAGAGTTCCACGAGGCCGCGCAGGGTCAGGGTTTCGTCGTAGTGGTCGATCTCACGGCATATGCCCTCGATGGTGCGTGAGAAGCCCCCGGTCGCAATAGCGACGGCTGGGCCGGGCAGTTCAGCGCGGATGCGGCGCAGCAGGCCGTCCACCATCTCGGCGTACCCGAACACCAGGCCGGACTGGAGGGCGTGCGTGGTGTTCTTCCCGATGGCCGTGCCCGGCGCCTGGAGCGTGATGCGCGGCAGTTTCGCGGCGCGGCTGAACAGCGCGTCGGCGCTGACCTGCGCGCCGGTGGCGAGCACGCCGCCCAGGAAGCGGCGGCCCCGGCCGATCACGTCGAAGTTCGTACTCGTCCCGAAGTCCACGACCACGGCGTACTCGTGGTGCCCGAGGTACTTCTCGGCGCCGAACAGGTTGCACAGGCGGTCGGCGCCCACGGCGTCCGGCACGTCGAGTTCCACGCTGACGTCCGGGAGGTTCGTGGCGCGCACCTCGAAGGCCTCCACGGCGAAGTGGCGGCGCAGGGCCAGCGCGTAGTTCTCCCCCAGGGGCGGCGCGACGCTGCTGAGGATCGCGGCGCGCGGCATGGGCGCCCCCGTGAGCTGCAGCAGCCCGTGCAGGCGCATGGCGAGGTCGTCCGGGAGGTGCTCGCGGTTCGTGCGGATGCGCCAGGTGTTCGTGAGGTTCAGCTGCTCGTCGGCCAGGCCGATCACGGTGCTGGTGTTGCCGATGTCCACGGCCAGGAGGGGGAAAGCAGGCACGCCCCGCATTCTAGGCCAGCCCTGGCTGGTCCTGCCGGGTGCGCGGCGGGCTCAGCGGAGGGTGCGGGTCAGTTCGCGGGTCATGAGGTCCTCGGCGGTGGGTCCGCGCAGGCGCCCGAACAGCTGCATGTCCAGGAAGTACACGTGTCCGGCGCGGCTGGCTGGGAGGCGCTGCGCGAGAGGGTTGGCGTGCCAGTCGCGCCGGGCCTGTGCGGCGGTGTTCTTCCCGGAAGCGATCACGAAGATGGCGTCGGCACGGGTGGCGCTCAGGCCCTCGCTGCTGAGTTTCAGGTAGCCCTCGCCCAGGCTGGGGTCCTGGCGGCCGGGCAGGTCGAGGGTCAGGCCCAAGTTCTGGAAGTACCCGCCGGTCCAGTCGGTCGGGCCGAGGACGGTGTACAGGTCGCGGGTGGCGCCCCCGGCGTTCCAGACGATCAGGGCGCGGCGGCCGCGCAGCCACGCGGGGAGGGTCTGGCGGGCGCGGTCGGCGGCGGCCCGCTGGCGGATGACCTGCGCGGCGCGTTCGGGGCGGTTCACGGCGCGGGCGAGGACCGGCAGGGTCTTCTGCCAGTCGCCGCTGTGGGTGCCGTGAAAGAGCAGGGTGGGCGCGATGGCGTTCAGGGCGGGGTAGGTGTCCTGCGCGAAGTGCTCGCCGACGATCAGGTCGGGTTTGAGGCTGGCGATGACTTCGAGGTTGGGTTTGAAGCGGTCGCCGACGTACGTGGGCGCGCCGGTCACGCGGCTGCCCAGGTAGCGGATCTGGCGGATGGGCGAGCCGTACTGGCGCAAGTTGAGCTGGGCGGCCTCGCCGTAGCCGACGGGCTGGATGCCCAGCGAGAGCAGCAGGTCCAGCGCGTGCGGGCCGAGCGCAACGACGCGGGTGGCGGGCGCGGGGAGGGTGGTGGTGCCCGCCGCGTGCCGCAGGGTAAGGGGGGCGGCGCTGGCGGTGACCAGCAAGCCAGTCAGGAGCGTGGTGATGAGCAGGGTGGTGGGGCGGCGCAGGGTCACGGGCCCCACTCTGCTTTATTGATAATGAAATATCAATGCTCTTAAGGCGATGTCGCCGGTCACCCTGCCCCAGGGCAGTGGTCCGCACCTCCGGCTGTTCCTGCACGGCGGACACGGCATTCAGGCAGAACTCTCATGCCCGCGGGGGTACCCTGATCAGGTCACACAACCCACCCGTTCTCCCCCCTGTCCGGAGGCCGCTGTCATGGATCCTGCCCTGCTGTCCCACCCGCTGGTGCCCCCCACCCCCGCCCTGTCCGCCGCCGCGCCCGTGTCCCCCGAGGACGCCGCGCGGCTGCGCGCCCTCGACCCGCAGGCCTACTGGCTGGAGATCGCCCGGGAACTCACCTGGGTCACGCCGCCCACCACCGCCCTGGAGGGCACGCTGGGGGACTTCGAGTACTTCCCCGGCGCAACCGGGAACGTCAGCACGAACTGCCTCGACCGCCACCCCCCGGAGCGCGTGGCGCTGCGCTACGAGCGCGAGGACGGCCTGCGCGAGACCTGGACGTTCGGCGCGCTGACCGACGCCACCGCCCGCTTCGCCGCCGCGCTGGAAGACCTGGGCGTCACGAAGGGCGACCGGGTGGCGATCTACCTGGGGAACGTCCCCGAGGCGTTCATCGCCATTCACGCCTGCTACCGCATCGGGGCGATCTACTCGGTGATCTTCGCGGGCTTCAGCGCCTCGGCCGTGCGTGACCGGCTGGAGGACGCGCAGCCGAAAGTCGTGGTGTGCACCGACGCCACCCTGCGGCGCGGGAAGGTCGTGCCCCTGCGCGACACCCTGCACGAGGCGCTGGACGGCCTGGACGCGCAGGTCATCGTGGCCCGCCGCGTGGAGCCCGGCGCGCCGCTGCGGCCCGGCGACCTGGACTTCCACGCGCTGCTGGACGCCACCACCCGCCGCGCCGACCCCGCCGCCCTGGACGCGAACGACCCGGGCTTCATCATCTACACCAGCGGCACCACCAGCAAACCCAAGGGCCTCGTGCACGCCGGGCTGGGCTTCCTGACCGGCGCGTACGCGAACGTGAAGTGGGCCCTGAACCTCCACCCCGGCGACGAGTACTGGTGCACCGCGGACGTGGGCTGGCTGACCTTCCCGATCTTCGCGCTCGTCGGCGGACTGGCGCACGGCGCGACCCACGTCATCTACGAGGGCAGCATCGACACGCCCACCCCGGCCCGCCCGTACGAGATCATCGGCCGGTACGGCGTGACGAAGGTCTTCACCGCGCCCACCGCCCTGCGGATGCTGCGCCGCGCCGGGGACGACGCGCTGCGCGGCCAGCACCTGGAGAGCCTGCACCTGATTGCCCTGGTCGGCGAGCCCCTGGACCCGGAGACGTGGCACTGGACGCACCGCACCCTCGGTGAGGAACGGGTGTTCGTGAACAACACCTACGGGCAGACCGAGACTGGCACCGCGTGGGCGAGCAGCATGGTGGGCCTGACCGCCACCCGCCCCGGCGCGTGCGGGCACCCCCTGCCCGGCTACCGTGCCCGCGTCGTGCGGGACGACGGGCAGGAGGCCGCCCCGGGCGAACTGGGCGCCCTGACCCTCACCGAGCCGTTCCCCTGCCTGGCGCGCACCGTGTGGGGCGACCACGACCGCTACGTGCAGACGTACCTCGCGGACTTCCCCGGCGCGTACGCCGCCAGTGACGCCGCCCTGCTCGACCACGACGGGCAGCTGTGGGTGACGGGCCGCCTGGACGACGTGATGAACGTCGCCGGGCACCGCATCGGCACCATGGAGATGGAGGCCGCGCTGATCACCCACCCCGCCGTCAGCGAGGCGGCCGTGGTCGCCATGCCCGACGACGTGAAGGGCGCCGTGCCGGTCGCGTTCGTGGTGCCGCGCGGGGACGCGCAGGACAGCCCCGAACTGCAACGCGAACTCGCGGAGGCCGTCGTGCGCGGTGTGGGCGCCATCGCCCGCCCGGCGCGCGTGATCGTGACGCCCACCGTGCCCCGCACCCGCAGCGGCAAGATCATGCGCCGCGTCCTGCGCGACCTGCTCGTGACCGGCGAGACGCGCGGCGACCTCACCAGCCTAGAAAATCCGGACGCCATCGACACCATCCGCGAACGGCTGCGGGGCGGCAGCGCGCAGTAACACCCCAAGAAAAGAGAAAGCGCCCGGTCTTCCCAGCGCTCCCTCTGTCTTCGGTGCTCAGCTGAACTTGCCGAGGTCCAGGGGAATCTGGTACGCGCAATCCGTGTCCGCCTCGGTGCGCAGCAGCAGGGGCACGGTGTCACTGGCGCCGATCCCGGCCTTCAGCGGCTCGAAGTAGTACACGAGCGTGCCGCTCCAGGTGCCGCCGTCCTGCTTGAAGTCGTTCACGTACGTGCTCTTCACAGGCGCGATCAGTTTCCCGTCCGGGCCCTTCAGGCGCACGAGGTACGCGCCCCGGGCCTTCTCACCCGGCAGGCCGCGCACGCCGATGTCCACGCGCAACTGCCCGTCCGGGAGGCGGCGACTGGCGGACTCCTCGGCCAGCGCGGCCTTCACGCTGAGGTTCTGGAAGTTGTTGCGGGCGTCCTGCGCCTGAAAGTACAGCTGGTCCGCCTGCCCACTCACGGTGAGCTGCGCGGGGCGGCTGCCCTTCGTGAAATCGTCCGGCGCGGCCAGCCAGTCCGCGACGCAGGCCGCGCCGCCGTCGAAGGCCGTCACGGCGTCCTTCCCACCGGCGAAGGCGCCGCCTTTGACGCTCAGGTCCACGGTCAGGTACGTGGCGACCGGGTCGCGGCGACCGTACGCGCCGTCGATGACGTTCTTGGCGGTGGTGTCCTCCAGTTTCGGCACCCACGCGTACGCGGGCGCGGCGAGCAGCGTGCAGAGGGTCAGCAGGGTCAGGTGACGGTTGATCATGGGGCACTCCTTGGAGGTGGAAAACATGGATTGATGAGTCAGGCCGGGTTCATCCGATGCCCGGGCGTCCGGAATAGTGCCGGGTCCCGGTCCATCTGCTGAACGCCGTCACGTTGGTTGCTCCCGCTGGTCGGGTTCGTCTTCGCCGCACCGTCATCAGTCCTTGAGGTACACGACGCGGCACGCACTGCCCGCCGAGCGGAACTGCGCGGCGGCCGCGTCCGAGAGGGTGACGTCGGTGTACACCTTCGAGTTCGGGGCGAAACGGCTAGGCTGGATGCGCTCGGCCTTCACGCGCGTGACGTTCGGGAAGGTCGACAGCTGCGACTCGCCAGTCACGTAGGTGTGCAGGTTGCCCGCCTGCACCAGTTCGCTGGACACGCCCTTGATCAGGGCGGCGTCGGGCCACAGCTGCTGCCCACCCGCATACACGATGCTGGTCATGTCCCGCTGGAATGAACCCAGCCCGCGCACGTCGATGGCGACCGTGCAGGCCAGTGGGCGCGTCTCGCTGCCCGCTCCGGCCGCCGCGCCGCCCCCGCGCGCGAGGGGTGCGGCCGGGTCACCCCCCCCACCGCCAGTGCCGGCGCCGCCGCTGCCGCCCCGCCCGGAAGCAGGGGCACCGGCGTCGCCCCCAGAGCCGTTCCCGGGCCGGGCCGCGGTGGGGGCGTCTGCGTCACCTGCGGCGGGCGCCGCACCTGCGCCACCCGCGGGGACGGTGCCTGCCGCCGGGGTGGGACTGGCAGCCGGGTCGCGACTGGGCGTGCCGGTCGCCGGGGCCGCGTTGCCACCGGCCGTGGGCTCGGTCCGTGGGGTCGCGGCGGGGGCAGGCGACTCGTCACTGGCCGGGGCTGGAGTCGTGCCACGGGGCGCTGGCGCGGCTGCTGAGGGTGTCTCGCCGGTTCCCCCTGTGCCACTGGCCGGGCGCGCGGCGGGCGCGGGTGTCGCGGCCGGATCAGGCGTGCGGGCCGTGGGCGTCGAGGCGACCGGAGTCGCCACCGGCTGGCTGGACGCGGGCTCGCTGGGCGCCGCGCGGCTGCTGGAGGCGGCCGGGCTGGCCGGGGTGGTCCGGTCGCGGGTGGTGGCGGTCACCGGACTGCTGTGCGCAGGCGTATCGGCGCGGCTCACGGGCCGGGCGGGAATGCCGCGCACGTCCACCGGGGCCTCGGCCGGGCTGGCACCTCGGGCGGGGGTGGCCTGGGCGACCTCACCGCCCGCGTCCGCGCGGGTCAGGTCCTCACGGCGCGGCAGGGCGCTGATCGGCTCGGGGGCGGACGCGGCGGCCCCGGCGGTGCGCGCCGCCTGTTCGGGTTCCGCCACGCGGGCGGGGGCCGACTCGGGCGTGGCCTCCACCTCCCCGGTGGCGGCGGGGCGGGTCGTGGCGTCCAGCGCGGGCAGCTCGGCCGGCGTCGGTGTGGCGGACGCCTCCCGGGGCGCAGCCAGGGCCGATTCCGCTGCGGCGGGCGCCGCGACCTGCGAGGCCGGGGCAGCAGAATCCGCCGACGTCGCTGTCGAAGCTGACGGTGCAGCAGCCGCAGGGGCAGCTGAGCTGGACGGTGCCTGCGTCGCGCGGATCGGCGCTGGAGTCGCGGCCTCTGTGGTGGGCGCGGTGGCTGGCCGGGTCGGCTGCGGCGCCGGGCGCGGTGGCTCGGTGGGGCTGGCCTGCGGAGTCGCGCGCGACTCGGTCGGCTGCCGTGCCGGGGTGGCCGGGCGGGGACGCTCCGGCGTCGCGCGTGGCGTCGTGGTCGTCCGGGCGGGTGTGGTTGTCCGGGCGGGCGTGGCCGTCGGTGCCGGGGCGAGCGTCACGACTTCCAGCGGCGCGCGCGACGGATCAGGGGTCGCGGCCGTCGGCAGGGGCTGGGGGCGCAGGGCCAGCAGGCCGGCGAGCAGCGCCACGTGTACCGCCACGGTCGCGGCGACGGCGCGGCGGCCCTCGCGGGACTCGGGCCTGGGGGGCGCGGGACGGGGCAGGGTGGTCACGGCGCGGCCCCACCGTCACGGCCGGTCTGGGTACCCAGTGCGAGGCGGGTGCCCCC from Deinococcus radiotolerans includes these protein-coding regions:
- a CDS encoding DinB family protein; the protein is MNVDLGTVRAQLSRTPGVLDALLRGLPDDWAGLTEGPGTWSPRGVVAHLTHADRTNWLPRARVLLAAGEAQVFSPFDRAGHQAVEATLSLNELLDDFAATRADSLRALDALSPGPAELARRGTHPEFGPVTLAQLLSTWAAHDLDHIMQITRTLGGGYRDAVGPWQAYLRIMR
- a CDS encoding cobalamin-binding protein; its protein translation is MTAPQRIVSLLPSATDLLFDLGLEGRVVGVSHSCDHPRARHLPVLTRSIVDSGAPQAEIDRAVSAAVREGRALYQVDGALLDQLNPDLVVTQGVCEVCAVTPGTLEDAVRYLPGCLPAANVLSLEGRSVQGVLHDLRILAEAAGIPGAGEALARQAQADWEAVQPVPHAPRVLTLEWTDPPFYGGHWVPEQVERAGGVNVLGSPGTDSGRATWDQIGTLRPDVSVVLCCGYGLQDNVAFARDLPDLPLGQVWAVDANALFSRPALGVVRGAQVLADLLRGQPTPGLSECVR
- a CDS encoding type III pantothenate kinase is translated as MPAFPLLAVDIGNTSTVIGLADEQLNLTNTWRIRTNREHLPDDLAMRLHGLLQLTGAPMPRAAILSSVAPPLGENYALALRRHFAVEAFEVRATNLPDVSVELDVPDAVGADRLCNLFGAEKYLGHHEYAVVVDFGTSTNFDVIGRGRRFLGGVLATGAQVSADALFSRAAKLPRITLQAPGTAIGKNTTHALQSGLVFGYAEMVDGLLRRIRAELPGPAVAIATGGFSRTIEGICREIDHYDETLTLRGLVELWASR
- a CDS encoding ABC transporter substrate-binding protein, which encodes MTLRRPTTLLITTLLTGLLVTASAAPLTLRHAAGTTTLPAPATRVVALGPHALDLLLSLGIQPVGYGEAAQLNLRQYGSPIRQIRYLGSRVTGAPTYVGDRFKPNLEVIASLKPDLIVGEHFAQDTYPALNAIAPTLLFHGTHSGDWQKTLPVLARAVNRPERAAQVIRQRAAADRARQTLPAWLRGRRALIVWNAGGATRDLYTVLGPTDWTGGYFQNLGLTLDLPGRQDPSLGEGYLKLSSEGLSATRADAIFVIASGKNTAAQARRDWHANPLAQRLPASRAGHVYFLDMQLFGRLRGPTAEDLMTRELTRTLR
- a CDS encoding acetate--CoA ligase; this encodes MDPALLSHPLVPPTPALSAAAPVSPEDAARLRALDPQAYWLEIARELTWVTPPTTALEGTLGDFEYFPGATGNVSTNCLDRHPPERVALRYEREDGLRETWTFGALTDATARFAAALEDLGVTKGDRVAIYLGNVPEAFIAIHACYRIGAIYSVIFAGFSASAVRDRLEDAQPKVVVCTDATLRRGKVVPLRDTLHEALDGLDAQVIVARRVEPGAPLRPGDLDFHALLDATTRRADPAALDANDPGFIIYTSGTTSKPKGLVHAGLGFLTGAYANVKWALNLHPGDEYWCTADVGWLTFPIFALVGGLAHGATHVIYEGSIDTPTPARPYEIIGRYGVTKVFTAPTALRMLRRAGDDALRGQHLESLHLIALVGEPLDPETWHWTHRTLGEERVFVNNTYGQTETGTAWASSMVGLTATRPGACGHPLPGYRARVVRDDGQEAAPGELGALTLTEPFPCLARTVWGDHDRYVQTYLADFPGAYAASDAALLDHDGQLWVTGRLDDVMNVAGHRIGTMEMEAALITHPAVSEAAVVAMPDDVKGAVPVAFVVPRGDAQDSPELQRELAEAVVRGVGAIARPARVIVTPTVPRTRSGKIMRRVLRDLLVTGETRGDLTSLENPDAIDTIRERLRGGSAQ